A genomic window from Pyricularia oryzae 70-15 chromosome 7, whole genome shotgun sequence includes:
- a CDS encoding glucokinase, whose amino-acid sequence MPLAAETKRIVDQFEYTDDDVNKGVKEFLRQMDEGLAKDGTSLSQIPTYVAAVPSGKEQGLYLAVDLGGTNFRVCSVHLNGDNTYDLNFNKVAIPKELMVAKTSEELFAFLAKQIEVFLKDHHEDHFESLKRRREATSATNGYREEDVFRLGFTFSFPVDQVGINKGNLIRWTKGFDIDDTVGKDVCALLQAELDKLKLPVKVAALVNDTVGTLMARAYTSPSKKGTILGAIFGTGTNGAYMEKYDSIKKGLKGADYVDTTGEMIINAEWGSFDNQLNVLPSTPWDDALDRESNNPGVQMFEKRVSGMFLGEILRQAVVDAVKNDKVQLFKQVQVNSSSSRLFTSYGVDSAIMSDAAEDNTPELATLRKKLSSEVGLNDVSVEDAQAFKAISAAVGRRAARLSAVAVAAVVLKTGKLTHPDWKGEQIDIGVDGSLFQFYPQFPDMIYEALRVIDGIGEKGAEQITIGLTQDGSGVGAALIALIAAEMEKSASGSK is encoded by the exons ATGCCTTTGGCAGCAGAGACAAAACGCATCGTCGACCAGTTCGAGTACACGGACGACGATGTGAACAAGGGAGTAAAGGAGTTCCTCCGTCAAATGG ACGAGGGTCTCGCTAAGGACGGCACCAGCTTAAGCCAGATTCCTACATATGTCGCAGCCGTTCCTTCTGGCAAAGAACAG GGTCTTTATCTTGCGGTTGATCTTGGCGGAACAAACTTCAGGGTTTGCTCGGTTCATCTCAATGGCGACAACACGTACGACCTCAACTTCAACAAGGTCGCGATCCCAAAGGAGCTCATGGTTGCCAAGACTTCCGAAGAACTCTTTGCCTTCCTCGCCAAGCAGATTGAGGTTTTCCTCAAGGACCACCACGAGGATCACTTCGAGTCCCTGAAGCGCCGCCGAGAGGCCACCAGCGCCACCAATGGATATCGCGAGGAGGATGTCTTCAGGCTGGGTTTCACCTTCAGCTTCCCCGTGGACCAGGTTGGTATTAACAAGGGCAACTTGATCCGGTGGACCAAGGGTTTCGACATCGATGACACTGTCGGCAAGGACGTCTGTGCTTTGCTCCAGGCTGAGCTCGACAAGCTCAAGCTGCCTGTGAAGGTGGCGGCCTTGGTCAACGACACTGTCGGTACCCTCATGGCTCGCGCATACACATCGCCGAGCAAAAAGGGAACCATTCTTGGTGCCATTTTCGGAACGGGTACCAACGGAGCATACATGGAGAAGTACGACAGCATCAAGAAGGGCCTCAAAGGAGCCGACTATGTCGACACAACGGGCGAAATGATCATCAACGCAGAGTGGGGATCCTTCGACAACCAGCTCAACGTGCTTCCCAGCACACCATGGGACGACGCCCTGGACCGCGAAAGCAACAATCCTGGCGTCCAGATGTTTGAGAAGCGGGTATCGGGCATGTTTCTCGGCGAGATTCTGCGTCAAGCTGTCGTGGACGCAGTCAAGAACGACAAGGTGCAGCTTTTCAAGCAGGTGCAGGTTAACTCGAGCTCTTCACGACTGTTCACGTCATATGGCGTTGACAGCGCCATCATGTCAGATGCAGCAGAGGACAACACTCCAGAACTCGCCACGCTTCGCAAGAAGCTCAGCTCAGAGGTTGGTCTCAATGATGTATCGGTCGAGGATGCGCAAGCGTTCAAGGCTATATCTGCCGCTGTTGGCCGACGTGCAGCTCGTCTCTCAGCCGTTGCTGTTGCAGCTGTGGTCCTGAAGACGGGCAAGCTGACTCACCCGGATTGGAAGGGTGAGCAGATCGACATAGGTGTCGACGGCAGTCTTTTCCAGTTCTACCCTCAGTTCCCCGACATGATCTACGAGGCGCTGAGGGTGATCGATGGCATCGGTGAGAAGGGAGCTGAACAAATCACGATTGGGCTGACTCAGGACGGCTCTGGTGTCGGTGCTGCGCTCATTGCTCTGATTGCGGCTGAGATGGAGAAGAGTGCTTCGGGGTCGAAGTAG
- a CDS encoding histidine kinase G7: MSQRFRPVSEGRRERETFRYDPSLIAQAVYNDLDNLIPPAELRGSADPALTTFAELAVLRLKTSRALISLFDRNYQYIVAEATPSLPLAPYAKIKNHEAGEHLVLCGTAIPRVAGICELALGVPGSLACNGSTDDADIPVTIIPDLAADPRSSQRAFCHLAPENRFYTGVPLRTPKGIEIGVFCVFDTRPREDLDDVSIQFLRDLSQVIVDYLDFKRQRENNRRADRMIRGVGSFVEGESTIPERGTAEGPGAFDDHSAQKGVVGKVQQQQQQQHAKRDLDLELTEASKNCQSPSQAPPLRRPGPSPISNPNSSSNIGRSISGFAQTQSHLQEPGTRRIFSKATDLIREVIDVDSVLFLEASIRSFGGLAEPKAYAARPVQDNVSSSSSNDERDYHQRNGIGIRSQRSEQHTCRVLGFSSIDGGSPSQACSSVSERFLVRLLRRYPQGKIFNFDTKYKILSGDNSSGETISGLAAVESSEAWTATENGLGHRPEPCRKRHKKRISRLNEAKNIAAIFPEARSVAIVPLWDTQKHRWYAGGFICSTTPGRTFAVEHELSYLRTFGIVIMSEVDRLKAQLMETSKIDFLSSLSHELRSPLHGIILGAELLSDTPLDAFQGEKLALIETCSRTLLETINHLLDLSKINNFLGNASSRRQATRDARVPSGVRGFNSRGAGDCEKLGIEAGMMTIASDFELDVLTEEVIESVCAGFSHQRLSTEGVEDQNMIRKPDGIESIQDATLKSERHVGDVAVMFDINPAVSWTFHAQSGAIRRIIMNLLGNSLKFTSKGTVDVTVVQMLQDEGKAQNLTPVKIIVTDTGRGIGQEFLRHNLFSPFCQEDSLSSGLGLGLSLVNKIVATMGGSIQVVSKLGQGTKVTVVLPLRGAASSSPTGNLSSAGFEEFKALTGQLEGLQVALIGLPTEQNGHGGGGDSDWLQGTRGEGALLANFCTQWLRMRIFEGSTCAPLPADLIITTEACLENLLADQSHGSVSTPVVVVCQSPLVARQMATSARFNNGNSIFEFVSQPIGPRKLAKALLLSLRRRVKSQTSATSIATPSSPVTPKVTSGLTPRGSEIEDGTAQTFRQRIETVVQTATAVKVDSSVKESETQSSVIPQRPKEGSVSALGPADAPTKTAEKSDANGPRFLLVDDNPINLKILVSYAKKLGRRFACATNGLEAFEAFRESIGQGADAFKFVLTDISMPVMDGFESTRRMRSLEMERGLPRCNIFALTGLASAGAQEEAFASGIDLLLTKPVRLKELNKILESKGAFL, encoded by the exons ATGTCTCAGAGGTTCCGGCCAGTGTCCGAAGGCCGCCGTGAACGGGAAACATTTAG ATACGACCCTTCCCTGATTGCTCAGGCTGTTTACAATGATCTGGATAACCTCATCCCGCCGGCGGAACTGCGCGGTTCCGCAGATCCGGCGCTGACGACGTTTGCTGAGCTCGCCGTCTTGCGTCTCAAGACCTCCCGTGCTCTGATTTCTCTCTTTGATCGCAACTACCAGTACATTGTTGCCGAGGCCACGCCCTCGCTTCCGTTGGCGCCCTATGCCAAGATCAAGAATCATGAAGCGGGGGAGCATCTCGTGCTCTGCGGCACAGCCATTCCGCGCGTTGCTGGGATCTGCGAGCTTGCCCTCGGCGTTCCAGGGTCTCTCGCCTGCAATGGTTCTACGGACGACGCCGACATTCCCGTGACCATAATACCAGACCTCGCAGCAGATCCCAGGTCCTCGCAGCGCGCCTTCTGCCACCTTGCGCCCGAGAACCGCTTCTACACGGGCGTCCCGTTGCGAACCCCCAAGGGCATCGAGATTGGCGTCTTTTGCGTCTTTGACACGCGGCCCCGCGAGGACCTGGACGACGTCTCGATACAGTTCCTGCGGGATCTTTCCCAGGTCATCGTGGACTACCTGGACTTTAAGCGCCAGAGGGAAAACAACCGCCGCGCGGACCGCATGATTCGTGGGGTTGGCAGCTTTGTCGAGGGCGAAAGCACCATTCCCGAAAGGGGCACTGCCGAGGGTCCGGGGGCTTTTGATGATCACTCGGCTCAGAAAGGCGTCGTGGGCAaggtgcagcagcagcagcagcagcagcacgctAAGCGGGATCTGGACCTTGAGTTGACAGAAGCTTCGAAAAATTGCCAATCACCATCCCAAGCACCGCCCCTGCGGCGGCCAGGCCCGAGCCCGATATCTAATCCGAATTCATCTTCCAATATCGGTCGGTCCATTTCCGGTTTTGCACAAACGCAAAGCCATCTACAGGagcctggaactcggcgtATCTTCTCGAAAGCTACGGATCTCATTCGCGAGGTTATTGATGTGGACAGTGTGTTGTTCTTGGAAGCCAGCATCAGATCTTTTGGCGGTTTGGCCGAGCCAAAAGCATACGCCGCCAGACCTGTGCAAGACAACGTgtcatcttcttcatctAATGACGAGAGGGATTATCATCAACGAAATGGAATAGGCATCCgcagccaaagaagcgaGCAGCACACTTGTCGGGTTCTCGGATTCTCAAGCATCGATGGCGGCTCGCCTTCCCAGGCTTGCTCGTCGGTGTCGGAAAGATTCCTCGTCAGGCTTTTGCGGCGCTACCCGCAGGGCAAAATCTTCAACTTTGACACCAAGTACAAGATCCTATCTGGTGACAACTCAAGCGGTGAGACCATCTCGGGCCTGGCAGCGGTCGAGTCGAGCGAAGCCTGGACCGCAACGGAAAATGGACTTGGGCACAGGCCAGAGCCGTGCCGTAAGCGACATAAGAAACGGATATCTCGCCTCAACGAAGCGAAAAATATTGCTGCCATATTTCCCGAGGCGCGAAGCGTGGCTATTGTGCCCCTCTGGGACACGCAGAAGCACCGCTGGTACGCCGGAGGTTTTATTTGCTCGACGACTCCAGGTCGGACGTTTGCAGTCGAGCATGAGCTGAGCTACCTCCGGACTTTTGGCATCGTCATCATGTCCGAGGTCGACCGCTTGAAAGCTCAGCTTATGGAGACGTCGAAAATCGACTTTTTGAGCTCGCTGTCCCACGAGCTGCGGTCTCCCCTGCACGGCATCATCCTCGGCGCAGAGCTGCTCAGCGACACTCCCTTGGACGCGTTTCAGGGCGAGAAGCTAGCCTTGATTGAAACCTGCAGCAGGACGCTGCTGGAAACCATCAATCACCTGCTGGACTTGAGCAAAATCAATAATTTCCTCGGCAATGCATCATCACGTCGGCAAGCCACACGAGACGCCAGGGTTCCAAGCGGAGTCAGGGGTTTCAACTCTAGGGGTGCAGGGGACTGTGAAAAGCTCGGGATTGAGGCAGGCATGATGACCATTGCCTCGGATTTCGAACTCGATGTACTCACCGAAGAGGTAATCGAGAGCGTCTGCGCTGGATTCAGCCACCAACGGCTGTCGACAGAAGGCGTCGAAGACCAGAACATGATTCGGAAACCGGATGGCATAGAATCGATTCAAGACGCCACTCTCAAGTCGGAGAGGCATGTCGGAGACGTTGCCGTAATGTTCGACATCAACCCAGCTGTGTCTTGGACTTTTCATGCTCAGTCGGGTGCAATACGCCGCATCATCATGAATCTTCTGGGCAACTCGTTAAAGTTCACCAGCAAAGGCACGGTCGACGTCACCGTGGTCCAGATGCTCCAAGACGAAGGGAAAGCTCAAAACTTGACTCCTGTGAAAATCATCGTCACCGACACCGGGAGGGGGATCGGCCAAGAGTTTCTTCGTCACAACCTGTTCTCGCCATTTTGCCAAGAAGACAGCCTTTCGTCGGggctgggtctcggcttgaGCTTGGTGAATAAGATCGTTGCCACCATGGGCGGGTCAATCCAGGTCGTGAGCAAGCTGGGCCAGGGAACAAAGGTGACGGTCGTTCTTCCGTTGCGAGGAgcggcctcgtcgtcgccaaCAGGCAACCTCTCCTCGGCGGGATTTGAAGAATTCAAAGCACTCACTGGCCAGCTGGAGGGTCTCCAAGTTGCGCTGATTGGGCTGCCGACCGAGCAAAACGGCCACGGAGGAGGTGGCGATTCTGACTGGTTGCAGGGCACCCGTGGCGAAGGTGCTTTGCTCGCAAACTTTTGCACGCAGTGGTTGCGAATGCGCATTTTCGAAGGCTCGACTTGTGCACCGCTGCCCGCAGATCTGATCATAACCACGGAAGCTTGCTTGGAAAATTTGTTGGCCGACCAAAGCCACGGCAGCGTCTCGACACCTGTGGTGGTGGTCTGTCAAAGCCCGCTAGTTGCGCGCCAAATGGCAACCTCGGCCAGGTTCAACAATGGCAACTCCATATTTGAGTTCGTCTCACAGCC TATCGGTCCTAGAAAACTTGCCAAGGCCCTGTTGCTAAGTTTGAGGCGGCGGGTAAAATCGCAAACCTCTGCGACCTCGATTGCAactccgtcgtcgccggtcacTCCAAAAGTCACTTCTGGTTTGACACCCAGAGGCTCTGAAATTGAGGATGGGACTGCGCAAACCTTTCGACAACGCATAGAAACCGTTGTACAAACAGCAACAGCGGTGAAAGTCGACTCTTCTGTCAAGGAAAGCGAAACCCAAAGCAGCGTTATCCCTCAACGACCAAAAGAAGGCTCTGTGTCAGCTCTTGGGCCCGCAGATGCTCCAACCAAGACGGCTGAAAAGTCCGACGCCAATGGGCCGAGGTTTCTACTGGTCGACGACAACCCGATCAATCTGAAGATTTTGGTGTCGTATGCCAAAAAGCTCGGCCGCCGGTTCGCCTGTGCCACAAACGGACTGGAAGCCTTTGAGGCTTTCAGGGAGAGCATCGGTCAGGGTGCCGACGCTTTCAAGTTCGTCTTGACCGACATATCGATGCCCGTCATGGATGGCTTCGAGTCGACCCGCCGTATGCGCTCCCTCGAAATGGAACGGGGGCTGCCGCGGTGCAACATATTCGCGCTCACGGGCCTGGCGTCGGCGGGCGCGCAGGAGGAGGCGTTTGCGAGCGGCATTGATTTGTTGCTCACCAAACCGGTGCGGCTCAAGGAGCTGAACAAGATCCTGGAGAGCAAGGGGGCGTTTTTGTAA
- a CDS encoding ankyrin repeat protein, which translates to MAGDGEEHEGASVQERLIHACRTNDVGMLEQIVEEIGDEEKVAKVLNETKTVMGNHLLHEAALKGNYDAIDFLFSQDGLECDPINRAEGDTPVHSAIRWTSQQTDAEDRQLGAALVEMMLSDGASTRIRNKQRRTPLQLVEVVDKGNEALKDIIRRQEYEELNRGDFVDADSVAAPASRQQAREESSDDDAEFSGSDDEERAEWERRRKAKGKKV; encoded by the exons ATGGCAGGAGACGGCGAAGAGCACGAG GGCGCGTCGGTCCAGGAACGCCTGATTCACGCGTGCAGGACAAACGACGTGGGCATGTTGGAGCAGATCGTCGAGGAGATAGGGGACGAAGAAAAGGTGGCCAAGGTGCTGAACGAGACCAAGACGGTCATGGGGAACCATCTTTTGCACGAAGCGGCCTTGAAGGGGAATT ACGACGCAATCGACTTCCTCTTCTCCCAAGACGGCCTCGAGTGCGACCCCATCAACCGCGCCGAGGGCGACACGCCGGTGCACAGCGCGATCCGGTGGACGAGCCAGCAGACGGACGCCGAGGACCGGCAGCTGGGCGCGGCGCTGGTCGAGATGATGCTCAGCGACGGCGCCAGCACCCGCATCCGCAACAAGCAGCGCAGGACGCCGCTGCAGCTCGTCGAGGTCGTCGACAAGGGCAACGAGGCCCTCAAGGACATCATCAGGCGGCAGGAGTACGAGGAGCTGAACCGTGGGGACTTTGTCGACGCCGACAGCGTGGCTGCTCCGGCATCGCGGCAGCAGGCTAGGGAGGAGAGCAGTGATGACGATGCCGAGTTTAGTGGCAGCGATGATGAAGAGAGGGCAGAGTGGGAGAGGAGGAGAAAGGCCAAGGGAAAGAAGGTTTAG
- a CDS encoding hsp70-like protein encodes MSSMNSRFKALGFGKRRSTASIQAETPTQQPNSQSGTPPPAGPPSQIPPGPPQLPPVFANVRPAAGPAPSIASTSSQQSLPMNHPGAGPRPPSYTANYPPQGGPPPLGRQSPLNQGQNRTPPSQMIGGPPPINTGAQGVTGYPPPMGGPPPGAGGPPGYAGAQGYPPPGPPQPQGNMPLGGPYQRSAAAEVEGNSRSKAQLIVGIDFGTTFSGVAFAFATNNEAKEDIITEWPGAGSYTKQKIPTVLYYDQYQKVVGWGPDIADALAPTGYPKPGVQKVEWFKLQLMLSGNTYIDPINLPPLPPGKSEIDVAADYLFKLRQAMRSALQKTLGEVFNREERNIRYYLTVPAIWNDAGKAATRAAAIQAGFLRDENDNRLTLVSEPEAAALFCSKTGLLNLKVHDAVLIVDCGGGTVDLIAYEVEDENPFTVAECTAGSGDSCGSTALNRNFSNILRTKIRKMKLPDGSKTAGRVYAKCIMDFENRIKADFRNNGQKWAVDVGIEAEFPEAGIEEGYMTFTNEEILQCFEPVVNRILELVRNQIIAIQAQNRTLQNILVVGGFGASEYLFQQIKLHVPPQFQSKVVRPMDSVAAIVKGAVTAGITERVITHRVARRHYLMATLQPFKEGYHPEAYRVPSLDGKDRCKFTRQIFVQKGQKVKIGEPVKVSFFRQVAPGATLMYEDILYACDDDVCPEYTKDPRIKEVVTLTSDLSRKNLEKDFERMDTPQGTFYRVYFDIYLTLDGSEFSAELVCQGEVMGRCRARFR; translated from the exons ATGAGTTCTATGAACTCGCGCTTCAAAGCCTTGGGTTTTGGAAAACGTCGATCAACTGCCAGCATTCAAGCCGAGACGCCGACCCAGCAACCAAACTCGCAATCCGGGACCCCTCCTCCCGCTGGTCCCCCCTCGCAGATCCCACCCGGCCCGCCCCAGCTTCCACCCGTTTTTGCCAACGTTCGTCCTGCTGCCGGTCCTGCGCCTTCGATCGCCTCAACCTCCTCCCAACAGAGCCTGCCAATGAATCATCCGGGCGCTGGTCCTCGCCCGCCTAGTTATACGGCAAACTACCCTCCCCAAGGCGGTCCTCCCCCCCTCGGTCGCCAGAGCCCTCTCAACCAAGGTCAGAATCGCACTCCTCCTTCGCAAATGATTGGCGGTCCACCTCCGATCAACACGGGCGCCCAGGGCGTCACCGGCTACCCGCCGCCCATGGGTGGCCCTCcgcctggtgctggtggccCTCCGGGCTACGCTGGTGCCCAAGGATACCCGCCTCCCGGTCCTCCCCAGCCCCAGGGCAACATGCCGCTTGGTGGTCCGTACCAAAGaagtgccgccgccgaggttgAAGGTAACAGCAGGAGCAAGGCACAATTGATTGTCGGCATTGACTTT GGCACAACCTTCTCCGGCGTCGCCTTCGCGTTCGCGACAAACAACGAGGCAAAGGAGGATATCATTACCGAATGGCCTGGTGCTGGTTCAtacacaaaacaaaag ATTCCCACTGTTCTATACTACGACCAATACCAAAAGGTCGTCGGATGGGGCCCCGATATCGCCGATGCGCTTGCACCAACCGGCTACCCTAAACCGGGTGTGCAAAAGGTCGAGTGGTTCAAGCTGCAGTTGATGCTGTCAGGAAACACCTACATCGACCCCATCAACTTGCCTCCTCTGCCTCCGGGCAAGTCTGAAATCGATGTTGCCGCCGACTACCTCTTCAAGCTTCGCCAGGCGATGCGCTCAGCCCTTCAAAAGACCTTGGGTGAGGTGTTTAACCGAGAGGAGCGCAACATCCGCTACTACCTTACAGTCCCCGCCATCTGGAATGATGCTGGCAAGGCTGCAACGAGGGCGGCCGCCATTCAGGCCGGCTTCCTCCGCGATGAGAATGACAACAGGCTGACCCTGGTCAGTGAGCCCGAGGCTGCTGCGCTGTTTTGCTCCAAGACCGGTCTGCTCAACCTCAAGGTGCACGATGCTGTGCTCATTGTCGATTGTGGTGGCGGTACTGTCGATTTGATCGCATACGAGGTTGAGGATGAGAATCCATTCACAGTAGCCGAGTGCACTGCAGGTTCCGGTGATTCCTGCGGATCTACTGCGCTCAACCGTAACTTCAGCAACATCCTGCGTACCAAGATTCGCAAGATGAAGCTCCCCGACGGTTCAAAGACCGCTGGTCGTGTGTACGCCAAGTGCATCATGGACTTTGAGAACCGTATCAAGGCGGATTTCCGTAACAACGGACAGAAGTGGGCCGTTGACGTCGGTATCGAGGCCGAGTTCCCCGAGGCAGGCATCGAGGAGGGTTACATGACCTTCACCAACGAGGAGATTCTGCAGTGCTTCGAGCCTGTTGTTAACCGCATTCTTGAGCTCGTGCGCAACCAGATCATCGCCATTCAGGCGCAGAACAGGACGCTCCAGAACATCTTGGTGGTTGGTGGTTTTGGTGCATCCGAGTATCTCTTCCAGCAGATCAAGCTGCACGTACCCCCACAGTTCCAGTCCAAGGTTGTACGGCCCATGGACTCAGTAGCTGCTATCGTGAAGGGTGCGGTCACTGCCGGTATCACAGAAAGGGTCATTACACACCGTGTTGCTCGACGACACTACCTCATGGCAACTCTGCAGCCGTTTAAGGAAGGATACCACCCCGAGGCCTACCGTGTTCCGTCCCTCGACGGAAAGGATAGGTGTAAATTCACCAGGCAAATCTTCGTCCAAAAGGGACAAAAAGTCAAGATCGGAGAGCCGGTCAAGGTTTCATTTTTCAGGCAGGTCGCACCGGGCGCAACGCTCATGTACGAGGATATTCTGTACGCCTGCGACGACGATGTTTGCCCGGAGTACACCAAGGACCCTC GTATCAAGGAGGTCGTGACCCTGACTTCGGACCTTTCGCGCAAGAACCTAGAGAAGGACTTTGAGCGCATGGATACGCCGCAGGGAACATTTTACAGGGTGTACTTTGACATTTACCTGACGCTTGATGGTTCCGAATTTAGCGCCGAGTTGGTGTGCCAAGGAGAGGTCATGGGGCGGTGCAGAGCCCGATTCCGATAG